A genomic window from Quercus lobata isolate SW786 chromosome 10, ValleyOak3.0 Primary Assembly, whole genome shotgun sequence includes:
- the LOC115965451 gene encoding receptor-like protein 11, with protein sequence MLRLSGTAIKELPSSIDGLTTLTSLILRGCKNLVCLPRTICRLKLLESLDLSGCLNFDNLPENLGNLEGLKYLSLSGTAIKEFLSSIDGLTDLTSLILHGCKNLVCLPSTICSLKLLQCLDVSGCSNCDNLPENLGNLKGLKMLRLSGTAIKELPSSIDGLTALTSLILQGCKNLVCLPGTICSLKLLESLDLSGCLNFDNLPENLGNLEGLKYLSLSGTAIKELPSSIDGLAALTSLILQGCKNLVCLSSTICSLKLLESLDLSGCLNFDNLPENLGNLEGLKYLSLSGTAIKELPSSIDGLAALTSLILQGCKNLVCLSSTICSLKLLESLDLSGCLNFDNLPENLGNLEGLKYLSLSGTAIKELPSSIDGLTALTSLILQGCKNLVCLSSTICSLKLLESLDLFGCFYFYNLLENLGNLKGLKYLYLSGTAIKELPSSIDGLTALTSLILQGCKNLVCLPSTICSLKLLQWLDVSGCSNCDNLPGNLGNLKGLKMLRLSGTTIKELPSSIDGLTALTSLILQGCKNLVCLPSTICSLKLLECLDVSGCSNCDNLLENLGNLKGLKMLCLSGTAIKVLPSSIDGLTTLTSLILQGCKNLVCLPSTICSLKLLQWLDVSGCSNFYNLLENLENFKGLKYLYLSRTAIKELPSSIDGLIALTSLILQGCKNLVCLPSTICSLKLLECLDVSGCSNCDNLLENLGNLKGLKMLCLSGTAIKELPSSIDGLTALTSLILQGCKNLVCLPSTICSLKLLECLDVSGCSNCDNLLENLGNLKGLKMLCLSGTAIKELPSSIDGLTALTSLILQGCKNLVCLPSTICSLKLLECLDVSGCSNCDNLLENLGNLKGLKMLCLSGTAIKELPSSIDGLTALTSLILQGCKNLVCLPSTICSLKLLECLDVSGCSNCDNLLENLRNLKGLKMLRLSGTALNVLPSSIDGLTDLTLLILQGCKNLVCLPSTICSLKLLESLDLSGCSNFDNLPENLVNLKGLKYLSLSGTAIKELPSSIDGLTALTSLILQGCKNLVCLPCTICSLKLLESLDLSGCSNYDSLPENLGNLKGLKNLHLSGTSIRELPSSIDGLTTLTLLILKDCKNLVCLPSSICSLNSLEGLDLCGCSNFDNLPENLGNLKGLKNLHLSELL encoded by the coding sequence ATGCTTCGTTTGAGTGGAACAGCTATAAAAGAGCTGCCTTCATCAATTGATGGTTTGACAACTCTTACTTCATTGATTCTCCGAGGTTGTAAGAATCTTGTGTGCCTTCCTAGAACCATTTGTAGGCTGAAATTGCTGGAATCTCTTGATCTTTCTGGATGCttaaattttgacaacttgCCGGAGAACCTAGGGAATCTCGAAGGTCTCAAGTATCTTTCTTTGAGTGGAACAGCTATAAAAGAGTTTCTTTCATCAATCGATGGTTTGACAGACCTTACTTCATTGATTCTCCATGGTTGTAAGAATCTTGTGTGCCTTCCTAGCAccatttgtagtttgaaattGCTGCAATGTCTTGATGTTTCTGGATGCTCAAATTGTGACAACTTGCCGGAGAACCTAGGGAATCTCAAAGGTCTCAAGATGCTTCGTTTGAGTGGAACAGCTATAAAAGAGCTGCCTTCTTCAATTGATGGTTTGACAGCTCTTACTTCATTGATTCTCCAAGGTTGTAAGAATCTTGTGTGTCTTCCTGGCACCATTTGTAGTCTGAAATTGCTGGAATCTCTTGATCTTTCTGGATGCttaaattttgacaacttgCCGGAGAACCTAGGGAATCTCGAAGGTCTCAAGTATCTTTCTTTGAGTGGAACAGCTATAAAAGAGCTGCCTTCATCAATCGATGGTTTGGCAGCCCTTACTTCATTGATTCTCCAAGGTTGTAAGAATCTTGTGTGTCTTTCTAGCAccatttgtagtttgaaattGCTGGAATCTCTTGATCTTTCTGGATGCttaaattttgacaacttgCCGGAGAACCTAGGGAATCTCGAAGGTCTCAAGTATCTTTCTTTGAGTGGAACAGCTATAAAAGAGCTGCCTTCATCAATCGATGGTTTGGCAGCCCTTACTTCATTGATTCTCCAAGGTTGTAAGAATCTTGTGTGTCTTTCTAGCAccatttgtagtttgaaattGCTGGAATCTCTTGATCTTTCTGGATGCttaaattttgacaacttgCCGGAGAACCTAGGGAATCTCGAAGGTCTCAAGTATCTTTCTTTGAGTGGAACAGCTATAAAAGAGCTGCCTTCATCAATCGATGGTTTGACAGCCCTTACTTCATTGATTCTCCAAGGTTGTAAAAATCTTGTGTGCCTTTCTAGCAccatttgtagtttgaaattGCTGGAATCTCTTGATCTTTTtggatgtttttatttttacaacttGCTGGAGAACCTAGGGAATCTCAAAGGTCTCAAGTATCTTTATTTGAGTGGAACAGCTATAAAAGAGCTGCCTTCATCAATCGATGGTTTGACAGCTCTTACTTCATTGATTCTCCAAGGTTGTAAGAATCTTGTGTGCCTTCCTAGCAccatttgtagtttgaaattGTTGCAATGGCTTGATGTTTCTGGATGTTCAAATTGTGACAACTTGCCAGGGAACTTAGGGAATCTCAAAGGTCTCAAGATGCTTCGTTTGAGTGGAACAACTATAAAAGAGCTGCCTTCATCAATTGATGGTTTGACAGCTCTTACTTCATTGATTCTCCAAGGTTGTAAGAATCTTGTGTGCCTTCCTAGCAccatttgtagtttgaaattGCTGGAATGTCTTGATGTTTCTGGATGCTCAAATTGTGACAACTTACTAGAGAATCTAGGGAATCTCAAAGGTCTCAAGATGCTTTGTTTGAGTGGAACAGCTATAAAAGTGCTGCCTTCATCAATTGATGGTTTGACAACTCTTACTTCATTGATTCTCCAAGGTTGTAAGAATCTTGTGTGCCTTCCTAGCAccatttgtagtttgaaattGCTGCAATGGCTTGATGTTTCTGGATGCTCAAATTTTTACAACTTGCTGGAGAACCTAGAGAATTTCAAAGGTCTCAAGTATCTTTATTTGAGTAGAACAGCTATAAAAGAGCTGCCTTCATCAATCGATGGTTTGATAGCTCTTACTTCATTGATTCTCCAAGGTTGTAAGAATCTTGTGTGCCTTCCTAGCAccatttgtagtttgaaattGCTGGAATGTCTTGATGTTTCTGGATGCTCAAATTGTGACAACTTACTAGAGAACCTAGGGAATCTCAAAGGTCTCAAGATGCTTTGTTTGAGTGGAACAGCTATAAAGGAGCTGCCTTCATCAATTGATGGTTTGACAGCTCTTACTTCATTGATTCTCCAAGGTTGTAAGAATCTTGTGTGCCTTCCTAGCAccatttgtagtttgaaattGCTGGAATGTCTTGATGTTTCTGGATGCTCAAATTGTGACAACTTACTAGAGAACCTAGGGAATCTCAAAGGTCTCAAGATGCTTTGTTTGAGTGGAACAGCTATAAAGGAGCTGCCTTCATCAATTGATGGTTTGACAGCTCTTACTTCATTGATTCTCCAAGGTTGTAAGAATCTTGTGTGCCTTCCTAGCAccatttgtagtttgaaattGCTGGAATGTCTTGATGTTTCTGGATGCTCAAATTGTGACAACTTACTAGAGAACCTAGGGAATCTCAAAGGTCTCAAGATGCTTTGTTTGAGTGGAACAGCTATAAAGGAGCTGCCTTCATCAATTGATGGTTTGACAGCTCTTACTTCATTGATTCTCCAAGGTTGTAAGAATCTTGTGTGCCTTCCTAGCAccatttgtagtttgaaattGCTGGAATGTCTTGATGTTTCTGGATGCTCAAATTGTGACAACTTACTAGAGAACCTAAGGAATCTCAAAGGTCTCAAGATGCTTCGTTTGAGTGGAACAGCTTTAAATGTGCTGCCTTCTTCAATTGATGGTTTGACAGACCTTACTTTATTGATTCTCCAAGGTTGTAAAAATCTTGTGTGCCTTCCTAGCAccatttgtagtttgaaattGCTGGAATCTCTTGATCTTTCTGGATGctcaaattttgacaacttgcCCGAGAACCTAGTGAATCTCAAAGGTCTCAAGTATCTTTCTTTGAGTGGAACTGCTATAAAAGAGCTGCCTTCATCAATCGATGGTTTGACAGCCCTTACTTCATTGATTCTCCAAGGTTGTAAAAATCTTGTGTGCCTTCCTTGCAccatttgtagtttgaaattGCTGGAATCTCTTGATCTTTCTGGATGCTCAAATTATGACAGCTTGCCGGAGAACCTAGGGAATCTCAAAGGTCTCAAGAATCTTCACTTGAGTGGAACATCTATAAGAGAGCTACCTTCATCAATTGATGGTTTGACAACCCTTACTTTATTGATTCTTAAAGATTGTAAGAATCTTGTGTGTCTTCCTAGCTCCATTTGTAGTTTGAATTCACTTGAAGGGCTTGATCTTTGTGGTTGctcaaattttgacaacttgcCGGAGAACCTAGGGAATCTCAAAGGTCTCAAGAATCTTCACTTGAGTGAACTTCTGTAA